From Polyodon spathula isolate WHYD16114869_AA chromosome 24, ASM1765450v1, whole genome shotgun sequence, one genomic window encodes:
- the LOC121298936 gene encoding carcinoembryonic antigen-related cell adhesion molecule 5-like codes for MKNTRAPVLSLLLLALIKAPVSNGSPASEPLHLNSNYGPDTPIVTISPPNQVYFVGADVTMSCSAQSNPPAVYQWAFNGVYYNGSGSELAINLLQLDNTGNYTCRAYNNITHRYAVVTQELSVVAPITTVAVSPNQAQPIENKAFSLSCDVSGTADSMRWLKDGQPLSTNERITLSGENSTVSFNPVLQSDNGTYQCVASDLISVMVSLGYTLVVNYGPEQVSISGPDAYPVDSTASFTCAALSHPPCEYTWLFNGKEIAQGSVFTISPVMPASVGSYTCEAFNSVTGKKASSSGKEFQLTTNVSQPTVRSNVTNPVEFNDTVSLTCTAYGSAVSYRWFNGSSVLSDSERIHLSDDNKTLTIPRVLRSDDGTLYCYVFNVASNSTSEPFHLVVNYGPDAPVVIISPPNQVYFVGVDLTMSCSAQSYPPAIYQWAFNGFYFKELASALSITQLSMDNAGSFTCRAYNNITHRYAVVTQELSVVAPITTVAVSPNQAQPIENKTFSLSCDVSGTAYSMRWLKDGQPLSTNERITLSEENSTVSFNPVLQSDNGTYQCLASDPISAMISPGYKLIFNNPNGSASLASGHAVEVVIAVLVLLLCVSG; via the exons ATGAAGAACACACGAGCACCTGTGCTGAGCCTCCTTCTTCTGGCGCTGATAAAAG CACCAGTCTCCAACGGGTCTCCTGCCAGTGAGCCTTTGCATCTCAACAGCAACT ATGGACCGGACACCCCCATTGTGACAATCAGCCCCCCAAACCAAGTCTATTTTGTGGGAGCAGACGTCACTATGTCTTGCTCTGCACAGTCCAATCCTCCTGCTGTCTACCAATGGGCATTTAACGGAGTCTATTATAACGGATCAGGTTCAGAGCTAGCCATTAATCTCCTTCAGCTGGACAACACTGGAAACTATACCTGCAGGGCTTATAACAATATAACCCACAGATACGCTGTGGTCACACAAGAGCTCTCTGTTGTGG CACCGATAACTACAGTGGCTGTATCTCCCAACCAAGCACAGCCAATTGAAAACAAGGCATTCAGTCTGAGCTGTGACGTGTCTGGGACTGCTGACTCAATGCGCTGGCTGAAAGATGGTCAGCCTCTGTCGACTAATGAGAGGATAACATTGTCTGGAGAGAACAGCACTGTCTCCTTCAACCCAGTCCTGCAGTCTGATAACGGCACATATCAGTGTGTAGCTTCTGACCTTATCAGTGTAATGGTTAGTCTGGGATACACACTGGTTGTCAATT ATGGACCAGAGCAAGTCTCTATTTCAGGACCTGATGCATATCCTGTAGACTCAACAGCGTCGTTCACGTGTGCTGCGCTCTCTCATCCCCCCTGTGAATACACCTGGTTATTCAATGGGAAAGAAATTGCACAGGGCTCAGTTTTCACAATAAGTCCTGTAATGCCAGCCAGCGTTGGGAGTTACACTTGTGAGGCCTTCAACTcagtgacaggaaagaaggcttCTTCTTCCGGAAAGGAATTTCAATTGACTA CAAATGTCTCCCAACCCACAGTCCGTTCCAATGTGACTAATCCAGTGGAGTTCAATGACACTGTCAGTTTGACCTGTACAGCCTATGGCTCTGCTGTCTCCTACCGATGGTTCAATGGCAGCTCTGTGCTTAGTGACAGTGAGCGGATTCACCTGAGTGATGACAATAAAACACTGACCATACCCAGGGTGTTGAGATCTGATGATGGGACCCTGTATTGCTATGTGTTTAACGTTGCCAGCAACAGCACCAGTGAGCCGTTTCATCTCGTTGTGAACT ATGGGCCGGATGCCCCAGTTGTCATTATCAGCCCCCCAAACCAAGTATATTTTGTAGGAGTAGACCTCACTATGTCCTGCTCTGCACAGTCCTATCCACCTGCTATCTACCAATGGGCATTTAATGGATTCTACTTTAAGGAACTGGCCTCAGCACTGTCAATTACACAACTTAGCATGGACAATGCTGGAAGCTTTACCTGCAGGGCTTATAACAATATAACCCACAGATACGCTGTGGTCACACAAGAGCTCTCTGTTGTGG CACCGATAACTACAGTGGCTGTATCTCCCAACCAAGCACAGCcaattgaaaacaagacattcaGTCTGAGCTGTGACGTGTCTGGGACTGCTTACTCAATGCGCTGGCTCAAAGACGGTCAGCCTCTGTCGACTAATGAGAGGATAACATTGTCTGAAGAGAACAGCACTGTCTCCTTCAACCCAGTCCTGCAGTCTGATAACGGCACATATCAGTGTCTAGCTTCTGACCCTATCAGTGCAATGATTAGTCCAGGATACAAACTGATTTTCAATA accCTAATGGTTCTGCTTCCTTGGCATCTGGACATGCAGTAGAGGTGGTGATTGCTGTTCTGGTTCTTCTGCTTTGTGTTTCAGGTTAA